From the genome of Vibrio porteresiae DSM 19223, one region includes:
- a CDS encoding RNA polymerase sigma factor FliA — MNKALTYDQHGNVNGQQLFLEKYSVLVKRIAHHLIGRLPPSVLIEDLIQAGMVGLLEAQRNYDGTKGASFETYAGIRIRGAMLDDIRRGDWVPRSVHRVNREISQAISTLEGELNRDPSDSEIAKYLGMSLEQYHGALNDINCSRIVGMEDLGVADDAISPIDDDEDNSPFKGVADESFRKALVESIKSLPEREALVLSLYYDEELNLKEIGEVIGVSESRVSQILSQSMQRLRTKLSSWTEND, encoded by the coding sequence CGCTAACTTATGATCAACACGGAAATGTGAACGGCCAACAGCTGTTCCTGGAGAAATATTCCGTATTGGTTAAGCGTATTGCTCATCACTTAATTGGGCGATTACCTCCAAGCGTCCTTATTGAAGATTTAATCCAAGCAGGCATGGTTGGCCTGCTGGAAGCACAGCGTAACTACGACGGGACTAAAGGCGCCAGCTTTGAAACCTACGCAGGAATTCGAATTCGTGGAGCTATGCTCGACGATATTCGACGTGGTGACTGGGTACCACGCTCGGTTCATCGGGTGAATCGAGAAATTAGCCAGGCTATCTCAACATTAGAAGGCGAGCTCAACAGGGATCCTTCTGATTCTGAAATAGCAAAGTATTTGGGGATGTCGCTAGAACAGTACCACGGTGCACTCAACGATATTAACTGTTCGCGAATAGTTGGTATGGAAGATTTGGGTGTCGCTGATGACGCTATCTCACCCATTGACGATGATGAAGATAATTCACCATTCAAGGGTGTTGCCGATGAATCGTTTCGAAAAGCATTAGTTGAATCAATAAAATCACTTCCAGAGCGTGAAGCTTTGGTACTTTCGCTCTATTATGATGAAGAACTAAACTTGAAAGAAATTGGTGAAGTCATCGGTGTTAGTGAATCTCGCGTCAGCCAGATACTCAGCCAATCAATGCAGCGTCTACGAACAAAGTTGAGTTCTTGGACAGAAAATGACTAA
- the cheY gene encoding chemotaxis response regulator CheY, with protein sequence MKILIVDDFSTMRRIVKNLLRDLGFNNTQEADDGLTALPMLKKGDFDFVVTDWNMPGMQGIDLLKNIRADEELKHLPVLMITAEAKREQIIEAAQAGVNGYIVKPFTAATLKEKLDKIFERL encoded by the coding sequence ATGAAGATCCTTATTGTTGATGACTTCTCAACAATGCGCCGTATTGTAAAGAACCTTCTTCGTGATCTTGGCTTCAACAACACCCAAGAAGCTGATGACGGTTTAACGGCATTGCCAATGCTTAAGAAAGGGGATTTTGACTTTGTAGTGACTGACTGGAACATGCCAGGCATGCAAGGTATCGACCTGCTTAAAAATATTCGTGCTGATGAAGAGCTTAAGCATCTTCCTGTTCTTATGATCACTGCTGAAGCAAAACGCGAACAGATCATTGAAGCAGCTCAAGCAGGTGTTAACGGCTATATTGTGAAACCATTCACAGCAGCAACGCTGAAAGAAAAACTAGACAAAATCTTTGAGCGTCTATAA
- a CDS encoding protein phosphatase CheZ, translating to MISLEQAKELVQLVENGLQDEATALVAQMNLAQHSEDLQEVVKRDPMLQEIGTLTRELHDSLKHFHIDDRMTEIANDEIPDARDRLNYVIEKTEVAANKTMDAVDCCMPIADRMHESLLQVRPQWNQLMHGKIDLVEFKTLCHRIDDLLSLVEGDSSELRGQLTEILMAQDFQDLTGQIIRRVITLVSEVEKRLVDILTVFGTTQTDNKADNKDKSATEAEGPIMNPHEREDAVASQDEVDDLLSSLGF from the coding sequence ATGATTTCATTAGAACAAGCCAAAGAACTCGTTCAACTCGTTGAAAACGGTTTACAAGATGAAGCAACAGCTTTAGTCGCGCAAATGAACCTTGCTCAGCACAGTGAGGATTTGCAAGAGGTCGTTAAGCGAGATCCAATGCTCCAGGAAATCGGGACGCTGACCCGTGAATTACATGATTCACTTAAGCATTTTCATATTGATGATCGCATGACTGAAATCGCTAACGATGAAATTCCTGATGCACGTGATCGACTAAACTATGTGATTGAAAAAACGGAAGTCGCTGCGAACAAAACCATGGACGCAGTTGATTGTTGTATGCCTATCGCTGATCGTATGCACGAGAGTTTGCTGCAGGTTCGCCCACAGTGGAATCAACTGATGCACGGTAAGATTGATTTGGTCGAATTCAAAACACTATGTCACCGGATCGATGACTTACTTTCTCTAGTGGAAGGTGACAGTAGTGAATTGCGTGGCCAATTAACCGAGATCTTGATGGCTCAAGATTTCCAAGACTTAACCGGGCAGATCATTCGACGCGTCATAACATTAGTCAGCGAAGTGGAAAAACGCTTGGTTGATATTCTTACAGTGTTTGGGACAACTCAAACCGACAATAAAGCGGATAATAAGGATAAATCAGCAACTGAAGCTGAGGGTCCAATTATGAATCCTCATGAGCGAGAAGATGCTGTGGCATCGCAAGACGAAGTAGACGATTTGTTATCGAGTCTTGGTTTTTAG
- a CDS encoding chemotaxis protein CheA: MSYELDEDILQDFLVEAGEILELLSEQLVELENNPEDKDLLNAIFRGFHTVKGGAGFLSLTELVETCHGAENVFDTLRNGQRSVSPNLMDTMLRALDTVNEQFSAVQEREPLQAADPSLLDELHHLSRPQSEDEDDTADVVEDVAMEDEAVEEFEEEVLIEEEPVVEEPVVEAPAAAQKPAKAVDANSIDEITQDEFEKLLDELHGKGSAPGHKAEAKPAAPAAAPAKPAAASTASGDITDDEFEKLLDELHGTGKGPANSDKPHEPVAAAPAAPAAPKQPAKPAAKAPSSMDGDLMTDDEFEKLLDELHGTGKGPSVDELEAATKPVSQNPKPAAAAKPAPAAKPAEKPAAKPAAPVAKAAPKPAPAEKSAPPAKVAASSSDAEDKQAVAKKGSAQQADTTVRVDTSTLDIIMNMVGELVLVRNRLLSLGLNSNDEEMSKAVANLDVVTADLQGAVMKTRMQPIKKVFGRFPRVVRDLARSLEKDIALELRGEETDLDKNLVEALADPLIHLVRNSVDHGIEMPDVREQSGKPRTGKVILSASQEGDHIELAIIDDGAGMDPQKLRSIAVKRGMMDEDAASRLSDKECFNLIFMPGFSSKEKISDISGRGVGMDVVKTAINTLNGSIDIDSEMGKGTKITIKVPLTLAILPTLMVGVGGHPFALPLASVNEIFHLDLGRTNVVDGQLTIIVRDKSIPLFYLQNWLAPQKGRKAARKGQGLGHVVIVQIGSQRVGFVVDTLIGQEEVVIKPLDKLLQGTPGMAGATITSDGHIALILDVPDLLKQYAAASRI; this comes from the coding sequence ATGAGCTACGAATTAGACGAGGACATTCTTCAAGACTTTCTGGTAGAAGCGGGTGAAATACTCGAATTGCTGTCAGAGCAATTGGTTGAACTAGAAAACAATCCTGAAGATAAAGATCTTTTAAACGCGATTTTCCGCGGCTTTCATACCGTTAAAGGCGGAGCCGGGTTCTTGTCATTGACCGAATTGGTTGAGACTTGCCACGGTGCTGAAAACGTGTTCGATACATTACGTAACGGGCAACGTAGCGTTTCTCCTAATTTAATGGATACCATGCTTCGTGCACTTGATACCGTTAACGAACAGTTTAGTGCCGTGCAAGAACGTGAACCTCTCCAAGCTGCCGATCCTAGTTTGCTTGATGAACTGCATCACTTGAGTCGCCCTCAATCAGAAGATGAGGATGACACAGCTGACGTCGTAGAAGACGTAGCAATGGAAGATGAAGCAGTCGAAGAATTTGAAGAAGAAGTGTTGATTGAAGAAGAACCTGTGGTTGAAGAGCCAGTGGTTGAAGCACCTGCAGCGGCGCAAAAGCCCGCAAAAGCAGTGGATGCCAACTCAATTGACGAAATTACTCAAGACGAATTCGAAAAACTCCTTGATGAATTGCACGGTAAAGGTTCTGCACCAGGTCATAAGGCTGAAGCAAAACCTGCCGCTCCTGCGGCTGCGCCAGCAAAACCAGCGGCAGCTTCCACTGCAAGCGGTGACATCACGGATGACGAGTTTGAAAAATTGCTTGATGAGTTGCATGGAACTGGAAAAGGCCCTGCTAACTCGGACAAACCTCATGAACCTGTAGCAGCGGCTCCTGCGGCTCCGGCTGCACCAAAACAACCAGCAAAACCGGCAGCAAAAGCACCTTCTTCAATGGACGGTGACTTGATGACGGATGATGAGTTTGAAAAGCTGCTGGATGAATTGCACGGTACTGGGAAAGGTCCATCTGTTGATGAACTAGAAGCAGCAACTAAACCTGTTTCACAAAATCCAAAACCAGCCGCGGCTGCCAAACCAGCTCCCGCAGCTAAGCCAGCTGAAAAGCCTGCAGCGAAACCCGCAGCTCCTGTAGCGAAAGCGGCACCAAAACCTGCGCCTGCAGAAAAGAGTGCTCCTCCTGCGAAAGTAGCTGCCTCTTCATCTGACGCAGAAGATAAGCAAGCTGTCGCGAAGAAAGGGTCAGCTCAACAAGCTGATACCACTGTTCGTGTTGATACCTCAACACTCGACATCATTATGAACATGGTGGGTGAGTTGGTGCTAGTGCGTAACCGCTTACTTAGCCTTGGTTTGAACAGCAACGACGAAGAAATGTCGAAAGCAGTGGCTAACTTAGACGTAGTAACTGCAGACCTGCAGGGCGCGGTAATGAAAACCCGCATGCAGCCAATTAAGAAAGTATTTGGCCGTTTCCCTCGCGTGGTTCGTGACTTGGCGCGTAGCCTAGAAAAAGACATTGCTTTGGAATTACGTGGCGAAGAGACCGATTTGGATAAAAACTTGGTGGAAGCTCTGGCTGACCCATTGATCCACTTGGTGCGTAACTCGGTTGACCACGGGATTGAGATGCCAGATGTTCGTGAGCAATCTGGTAAACCTCGTACCGGTAAAGTGATTCTGTCTGCGTCACAAGAAGGCGACCATATTGAACTGGCCATCATCGATGATGGTGCTGGTATGGATCCGCAGAAGTTACGTAGTATCGCGGTGAAACGCGGCATGATGGATGAAGACGCTGCATCTCGTTTGTCAGATAAAGAATGTTTCAACTTGATTTTCATGCCTGGCTTCTCAAGTAAAGAGAAGATTTCCGATATCTCTGGTCGTGGTGTAGGGATGGACGTAGTAAAAACTGCGATTAATACCCTAAACGGTTCGATTGATATCGATTCAGAAATGGGCAAGGGAACCAAGATTACGATTAAAGTTCCGCTAACGTTGGCGATTCTTCCAACCTTGATGGTTGGTGTCGGTGGTCATCCATTTGCCCTACCGCTAGCAAGCGTGAATGAAATTTTCCATTTAGATTTGGGTCGTACTAACGTGGTTGACGGACAATTGACGATTATTGTTCGTGATAAATCTATCCCACTGTTCTACTTACAAAACTGGTTGGCACCACAGAAAGGTCGTAAGGCTGCTCGCAAAGGCCAAGGCTTAGGTCACGTCGTGATTGTCCAAATTGGCAGCCAACGTGTTGGTTTTGTTGTAGATACCTTGATTGGTCAAGAAGAAGTGGTGATTAAGCCTCTGGATAAATTGCTGCAAGGTACTCCAGGTATGGCGGGTGCGACGATTACTAGTGACGGTCACATTGCGTTAATTCTCGATGTGCCGGATCTGCTTAAGCAGTACGCGGCTGCTTCACGAATCTAA
- a CDS encoding protein-glutamate methylesterase/protein-glutamine glutaminase, translating into MAIRVLVVDDSSFFRRRVSEIINSEPRLEVIDVAVNGKEAVDKALSLKPDVITMDVEMPVMDGITAVREIMAKGPIPILMFSSLTHEGAKATLDALDAGALDFLPKKFEDIARNRDEAVSVLQQRVLEIASKKGLMRRASISRPTPTMSSLSTTTSPFDRTQRPSVTPTAPARPSSASLGRFKATGKKYQLTAIGTSTGGPVALQKILTKLPGNYPHPIVLVQHMPATFTAAFASRLNSLCQIEVKEAEDGDVLRPGVAYLAPGGKQMMLEGRPGAAKLRILDGGDRMNYKPCVDVTFGSAAKVFGDKVLSMILTGMGADGRDGARMLKEAGSTIWAQDEESCVVYGMPQAVAKAGISSEDLPLDRISERMLVEVGLG; encoded by the coding sequence ATGGCGATTAGAGTGCTAGTTGTTGATGACTCAAGCTTTTTCCGACGTCGAGTAAGCGAGATCATCAACTCTGAACCGCGGTTAGAAGTCATTGATGTGGCGGTTAACGGCAAAGAAGCAGTGGATAAAGCACTGAGTCTTAAGCCGGATGTGATCACCATGGATGTGGAGATGCCAGTGATGGATGGGATCACTGCTGTGCGTGAAATCATGGCAAAAGGTCCTATTCCAATCCTAATGTTCTCTTCACTGACCCATGAGGGCGCAAAAGCAACATTAGATGCTTTAGATGCAGGTGCTTTGGATTTCTTACCAAAGAAATTTGAAGACATTGCACGTAACCGTGATGAGGCTGTCAGTGTCCTGCAACAGCGGGTGCTTGAGATTGCGTCGAAGAAAGGGCTAATGCGTCGTGCGTCTATCAGTCGCCCGACACCGACGATGTCGTCATTATCAACGACAACAAGCCCATTCGATCGTACTCAACGTCCAAGTGTGACGCCGACGGCTCCAGCAAGACCAAGCAGTGCATCGCTTGGTCGCTTTAAAGCCACAGGGAAAAAATATCAACTGACCGCGATTGGAACATCAACCGGTGGTCCAGTCGCTTTGCAGAAAATATTGACTAAGCTTCCGGGTAACTATCCACACCCTATCGTGCTTGTGCAGCACATGCCTGCAACATTTACGGCAGCGTTTGCCAGCCGTCTTAATTCACTGTGTCAAATTGAAGTGAAAGAAGCGGAAGACGGTGATGTGCTGCGTCCTGGCGTTGCCTATTTAGCACCAGGTGGCAAACAGATGATGTTGGAAGGTCGTCCTGGTGCGGCTAAGCTGCGCATTCTTGATGGTGGCGATCGCATGAACTACAAACCTTGCGTTGACGTCACCTTTGGTTCGGCAGCAAAAGTGTTTGGCGACAAAGTGCTTTCTATGATCCTGACTGGGATGGGCGCTGATGGTCGTGATGGCGCGCGGATGCTAAAAGAAGCGGGTTCGACGATTTGGGCTCAAGATGAAGAAAGCTGTGTGGTGTATGGCATGCCACAAGCGGTCGCTAAAGCGGGTATTTCATCGGAAGACTTGCCTCTAGATCGAATCTCTGAACGTATGTTAGTGGAAGTCGGTCTAGGATAA
- a CDS encoding ParA family protein: MIVWSVANQKGGVGKTTTTITLAGLLSKQGKRVLLVDTDPHASLTTYLGFDSDAVPASLFDLFQLTDFTEQAVGPLILRTDIQGIDIIPAHMSLATLDRVMGNRSGMGLILKRALLALRKRYDYVLIDCPPILGVMMVNALAASDRILIPVQTEFLAMKGLERMVRTLAIMQKSRNKEFKVTIVPTMYDKRTRASLQTLTQLKRDYPDKVWTSAVPIDTKFRDASLKRLPASHFAEGSRGVFAYKQLLLHLERLAIDE; encoded by the coding sequence ATGATTGTTTGGAGTGTCGCGAACCAGAAAGGTGGGGTGGGTAAAACCACAACCACCATTACATTAGCTGGTTTGTTGAGTAAACAGGGTAAGCGCGTGTTGCTGGTGGATACCGATCCCCATGCATCCTTAACCACCTATTTGGGGTTTGATTCTGATGCCGTGCCTGCCAGTTTGTTTGACTTGTTTCAACTGACAGATTTTACTGAGCAAGCGGTTGGTCCGCTGATTTTACGCACTGATATTCAGGGTATTGATATTATTCCCGCACACATGTCGTTAGCAACACTCGATCGTGTGATGGGGAACCGTAGTGGTATGGGCTTGATTTTAAAGCGTGCTTTGCTCGCGCTGCGTAAGCGATACGACTACGTGCTCATCGATTGTCCGCCGATTCTCGGCGTAATGATGGTCAATGCACTAGCTGCCAGTGATCGTATTTTGATTCCGGTGCAAACGGAATTTTTGGCGATGAAAGGGCTAGAACGCATGGTGCGCACCTTAGCTATCATGCAGAAGTCGCGTAATAAAGAGTTTAAAGTGACGATCGTGCCAACCATGTACGATAAACGTACCAGAGCATCATTGCAGACTTTGACTCAATTGAAACGTGATTACCCTGACAAAGTTTGGACATCAGCGGTTCCGATCGATACTAAGTTTCGTGACGCGAGTCTAAAGCGCTTACCTGCATCGCATTTTGCAGAGGGCAGCCGTGGCGTTTTTGCTTATAAGCAACTATTACTGCATTTAGAGAGGCTAGCGATCGATGAGTAG
- a CDS encoding chemotaxis protein CheW: MSSAPHLSSEQALDDYFTALLSEEWGDEDFSAPKKNEAAPELARKAAPVEEPYSSSMLFVDDEDIEELPGANLEEVQRLLNQLEQSNPVAELHLDEMMEQNTVEIAQEPVQTEPVIDEIQEWDVETLTEDDEGEPHHHTVEVIVEPQEEIAETVIEETWVAQTEVETETELESQWQETVVETSAVEPEIVVEEQVKPQTQTGGLDLENWQNPVRHNAFQVLYFDVNGVTFAVPLDELGGIHRKTSLNHLIGRPAWYLGLQTQRDAQLDVVDTAKWVMAEKLHDESYKEAYQYIVMLGESMWGLACSQLMGTELLKSEQVRWREQVGKRPWLAGMVKEKMCALIHVDALIAMLNAGLDVKALDK, encoded by the coding sequence ATGAGTAGTGCGCCGCACCTGTCGAGTGAACAGGCGTTAGATGACTATTTTACAGCACTGCTTTCTGAAGAGTGGGGAGATGAAGATTTCTCTGCTCCGAAAAAAAACGAAGCGGCACCTGAACTTGCTCGTAAGGCTGCGCCAGTAGAAGAACCGTATTCATCTTCGATGCTGTTTGTTGATGATGAAGACATTGAAGAGTTACCAGGCGCGAATCTGGAAGAAGTTCAGAGACTGCTTAATCAGTTAGAACAGAGTAACCCTGTAGCAGAGCTTCATCTCGATGAGATGATGGAGCAAAACACGGTTGAGATTGCTCAAGAGCCTGTACAAACCGAACCTGTTATTGATGAGATTCAGGAATGGGATGTTGAGACGCTAACTGAAGATGACGAGGGTGAACCTCATCATCACACGGTTGAAGTGATCGTAGAACCTCAAGAAGAGATTGCAGAAACTGTAATTGAAGAGACTTGGGTTGCACAAACCGAAGTTGAAACAGAAACCGAATTGGAATCACAATGGCAAGAAACTGTTGTTGAAACCAGCGCGGTGGAACCGGAAATTGTTGTTGAAGAACAGGTTAAACCTCAAACTCAAACCGGTGGTTTGGATTTGGAAAACTGGCAAAATCCGGTACGCCATAATGCCTTTCAGGTGCTTTATTTTGACGTCAACGGTGTGACGTTTGCGGTTCCTCTTGATGAGCTCGGGGGCATACATCGCAAAACAAGTCTTAACCATTTGATTGGTCGACCTGCTTGGTATCTTGGTCTTCAAACTCAACGTGATGCTCAATTGGATGTGGTTGATACCGCCAAATGGGTAATGGCTGAGAAGCTGCACGATGAGAGCTATAAAGAGGCATACCAGTATATTGTTATGCTCGGTGAAAGTATGTGGGGGCTGGCTTGTTCACAATTGATGGGCACAGAGCTTCTTAAAAGTGAACAGGTGCGCTGGCGAGAGCAAGTGGGTAAACGGCCTTGGCTAGCGGGCATGGTAAAAGAAAAAATGTGTGCTTTGATCCATGTTGATGCATTGATAGCTATGCTTAATGCAGGGCTCGATGTGAAAGCGCTCGATAAATAG
- a CDS encoding chemotaxis protein CheW, producing the protein MSQNVEVRKENSNDEVLQWVTFQLEEETYGINVMQVREVLRYTEIAPVPGAPDYVLGIINLRGNVVTVIDTRARFGLMQGEITDNTRIIVIESERQVIGILVDSVAEVVYLRSSEIDTTPSVGTDESAKFIQGVSNRDGKLLILVDLNKLLTDEEWDEMAHM; encoded by the coding sequence ATGTCTCAAAACGTAGAAGTGAGAAAAGAGAACTCCAATGACGAAGTGCTTCAGTGGGTAACATTCCAACTAGAAGAAGAGACTTACGGCATTAACGTAATGCAAGTACGTGAAGTACTGCGTTACACTGAGATCGCTCCTGTACCTGGTGCGCCAGATTATGTTTTAGGTATCATCAACCTTCGTGGTAACGTTGTCACCGTTATTGATACCCGTGCTCGTTTCGGCTTGATGCAGGGCGAGATTACCGATAACACCCGTATTATCGTGATTGAATCTGAACGTCAAGTTATCGGTATCCTAGTTGATAGCGTGGCTGAAGTGGTTTATCTGCGTTCTTCTGAAATTGATACTACACCAAGCGTGGGTACCGATGAGAGTGCTAAATTCATTCAAGGGGTTAGCAACCGCGATGGTAAGTTGTTGATTCTTGTTGACTTGAATAAACTACTGACCGACGAAGAATGGGATGAAATGGCTCACATGTAA
- a CDS encoding DUF2802 domain-containing protein: MNMWSWMNPPVIAGGFVLILVLLIMILLQVRRELTKQGDGLRQQNRALDKELAKANKQLLEVRSVVVGLGQRVSEQQDIISHLNERIMALENEDNDARLYSRATKMVKLGADVDELISECELPKAEAELMMSLQNKLAGREAVPPLTSNPDGQHDDSPTRRPIRRKP; encoded by the coding sequence ATGAATATGTGGTCATGGATGAATCCTCCTGTCATTGCAGGGGGATTTGTATTAATTCTAGTTTTGCTGATTATGATCTTGCTTCAAGTCCGCCGCGAGTTGACTAAGCAGGGTGATGGTTTACGTCAGCAGAATCGGGCGTTAGATAAAGAATTGGCGAAAGCAAATAAACAGTTGCTTGAAGTCCGTTCTGTGGTTGTGGGTTTAGGACAGCGTGTCTCCGAGCAACAAGACATCATTTCTCATTTAAATGAGCGCATTATGGCCTTGGAAAACGAAGATAACGATGCTCGCTTATATAGCCGTGCGACCAAAATGGTGAAATTGGGTGCTGACGTTGATGAGCTTATCTCTGAATGCGAATTGCCAAAAGCGGAAGCGGAATTGATGATGTCGCTGCAAAACAAACTTGCAGGGCGTGAAGCGGTTCCACCATTAACCAGTAATCCAGATGGGCAGCACGACGATTCTCCAACGCGCCGACCTATTCGAAGAAAGCCTTAA
- the ccmA gene encoding cytochrome c biogenesis heme-transporting ATPase CcmA, translating to MLTVNNLSVIRDDLPLFQSLSFTLEAGDILQIEGENGAGKTTLLRIIAGLGKSHSGEVLWHGEPIASQRDTYHQAMLFIGHLPGIKRELTALENLRFYQKMVGKVTSEETLLTVLAKVGLVGREDLAVSQLSAGQQRRVALARLWLSDHPLWILDEPLAAIDKQGVKVLEALFVQHAQQGGMVLLTTHQALINDHRLLKTLRLEKHS from the coding sequence ATGCTCACTGTTAATAATCTGAGTGTCATACGTGATGACCTTCCTTTATTTCAATCGCTCTCCTTCACATTAGAAGCGGGGGATATTTTGCAAATTGAAGGGGAGAACGGTGCAGGGAAAACCACACTGTTGCGGATTATTGCTGGCCTAGGGAAAAGCCATTCAGGAGAGGTGTTGTGGCATGGCGAACCTATTGCTTCACAACGCGATACCTATCACCAAGCGATGCTTTTTATTGGTCATTTACCCGGAATTAAGCGTGAACTGACCGCATTAGAAAACTTACGGTTTTACCAAAAGATGGTCGGAAAAGTGACATCCGAAGAGACGCTACTGACGGTGCTGGCCAAAGTGGGTTTAGTGGGACGTGAAGATTTGGCTGTGTCTCAATTATCAGCAGGACAGCAGCGTCGCGTTGCCTTAGCCCGATTATGGTTAAGCGACCATCCGTTGTGGATTTTGGATGAGCCATTAGCCGCCATTGATAAACAAGGGGTAAAAGTACTGGAAGCTCTGTTTGTCCAACACGCACAGCAAGGTGGCATGGTGCTTTTAACCACTCACCAAGCTCTGATCAATGATCATCGATTACTGAAAACGCTGCGCTTGGAGAAGCACTCATGA
- the ccmB gene encoding heme exporter protein CcmB, protein MMQALLALLSRELLIAYRRLAEVFNPLWFFVLVITLFPLSVGPDPQMLQRIAPGIIWVAALLSALLSLERLFRDDFTDGSLEQLMLTPVSLPLIVITKIVAHWILTGLPLLLISPLLAVLLSLDVRTWCAVALTLLLGTPALSFIGAIGVGLTVGLRKGGVLLSLLVLPLFIPVLIFATSAVDAAAMGMAYLGQLAILAAILVLAIVLAPFAISAALRISVR, encoded by the coding sequence ATGATGCAAGCTCTGCTGGCGCTTTTATCTCGTGAACTTCTCATCGCTTATCGCCGCTTAGCCGAAGTGTTTAACCCATTATGGTTTTTCGTTTTGGTGATCACCTTATTTCCTCTCAGTGTGGGGCCAGATCCGCAAATGCTCCAACGAATTGCGCCGGGTATCATTTGGGTCGCCGCGTTATTGTCGGCTCTGCTCTCTTTAGAGCGACTGTTTCGTGACGATTTCACTGATGGCTCGCTTGAACAATTAATGCTGACGCCGGTTTCGTTACCGCTGATTGTGATCACCAAAATCGTAGCGCACTGGATTTTAACCGGATTACCCCTGTTACTCATCAGCCCTTTGCTTGCTGTATTGCTATCCTTAGATGTCAGGACCTGGTGTGCTGTTGCATTAACCTTGTTGCTGGGAACGCCTGCATTAAGTTTTATTGGTGCTATTGGGGTTGGTTTAACGGTTGGTTTACGTAAAGGGGGAGTGCTACTGAGTTTGTTAGTGCTGCCACTGTTTATTCCCGTATTGATCTTTGCTACCTCGGCGGTCGATGCGGCTGCCATGGGGATGGCGTATTTAGGTCAGCTCGCCATTTTGGCAGCAATTTTAGTATTGGCGATTGTATTGGCACCTTTTGCGATTAGTGCTGCCTTACGTATTAGTGTGCGATAG
- a CDS encoding heme ABC transporter permease, with amino-acid sequence MWKWLHPYAKPETAYRLCGWWLPWFSIAAAIFLCVGTVWGLAFAPADYQQGNSFRIIYLHVPAAMWSMGIYVAMAIAALITIVWQIKMANYVAIAIAPIGAVMTFIALVTGSIWGKPMWGTWWVWDARLTSELILLFLYLGVIALYHAFDNTDTGSDAANILALVGVINIPIIHYSVQWWNTLHQGATITRFAKPAMALDMLWPLLINILGFAFFIGAVALLRVRNEILSQERHRPWVVAMATKSIAKEGA; translated from the coding sequence ATGTGGAAATGGCTTCACCCTTATGCCAAGCCAGAGACTGCTTATCGTCTGTGTGGCTGGTGGTTACCTTGGTTTAGTATCGCAGCGGCAATATTTCTCTGTGTCGGTACGGTATGGGGCCTAGCGTTTGCGCCCGCCGATTATCAGCAGGGCAACAGTTTTCGAATTATCTATCTGCATGTGCCAGCGGCAATGTGGTCGATGGGGATCTATGTTGCAATGGCGATTGCCGCACTGATTACCATTGTGTGGCAGATAAAAATGGCTAATTATGTGGCGATAGCCATTGCGCCGATTGGCGCGGTGATGACGTTTATTGCGCTAGTGACGGGTTCCATTTGGGGTAAACCTATGTGGGGCACTTGGTGGGTGTGGGACGCACGCCTCACTTCAGAACTGATTCTGCTGTTTCTCTATTTGGGGGTTATCGCCCTCTATCATGCCTTTGATAATACCGATACCGGCTCGGATGCAGCCAATATTCTAGCGCTCGTTGGGGTGATTAATATCCCAATCATTCACTACTCGGTACAGTGGTGGAATACTTTACATCAGGGCGCGACCATTACTCGTTTTGCTAAGCCTGCCATGGCGTTAGATATGTTGTGGCCATTACTCATTAATATCCTCGGTTTTGCTTTTTTCATTGGCGCAGTGGCATTGCTCAGAGTGCGTAATGAAATACTGAGCCAAGAACGCCATCGTCCTTGGGTGGTCGCTATGGCAACCAAAAGCATCGCAAAGGAGGGCGCATAA
- the ccmD gene encoding heme exporter protein CcmD, with the protein MFFASMNDFWLMGGYAAYVWSAVGITLCSMLILVWNSLRRRRKILRDVTERLARQARVAQAKNMENTL; encoded by the coding sequence ATGTTTTTTGCCTCTATGAATGACTTTTGGTTAATGGGGGGCTATGCCGCCTATGTATGGAGTGCGGTGGGGATTACTCTTTGCTCCATGCTGATACTGGTTTGGAATAGCCTGCGTCGTCGGCGCAAAATTTTGCGTGATGTGACAGAGAGATTGGCCCGTCAAGCGCGGGTAGCCCAAGCGAAAAACATGGAAAACACGTTATGA